One window from the genome of Methyloradius palustris encodes:
- a CDS encoding anti-sigma factor, giving the protein MRYDDPNLREMLAAEYVLGTLRGAARRRFVRILSARIDWQQSVEWWTNRINLIGLTVTEVKPSTKVWKAIEARVYGAKIASKLSWWRNLAVVSSLLVVALTFTLSNNLLQKPVEPLATQVALLANEEAKPGWILSYNKNAKGETTLHATALVSLAPISKKSYELWILPPDKSAPISLGVLPNTGDSQIQLHATLAKLAKEGTLAVTLEQLGGSPDGKPKGPVVYQGKLAQI; this is encoded by the coding sequence ATGAGATACGACGACCCAAATTTAAGAGAAATGCTGGCAGCTGAATATGTGCTGGGCACGCTACGTGGTGCGGCACGCAGGCGTTTTGTCAGGATACTCTCAGCTCGTATTGATTGGCAGCAATCGGTTGAGTGGTGGACAAATCGCATCAACTTGATTGGGTTAACGGTTACTGAAGTAAAACCATCAACTAAGGTATGGAAAGCGATTGAAGCTAGAGTCTATGGCGCAAAAATCGCCTCAAAATTATCTTGGTGGCGCAACTTGGCAGTTGTATCGTCACTGCTAGTGGTAGCCCTAACCTTTACTTTAAGCAATAATTTATTGCAAAAACCTGTTGAGCCTTTAGCGACGCAGGTGGCTTTGCTAGCCAATGAAGAGGCCAAGCCTGGCTGGATATTAAGCTATAACAAAAACGCCAAAGGTGAAACTACACTGCATGCGACTGCACTGGTCAGCTTGGCACCGATTAGCAAAAAATCGTACGAGCTATGGATATTACCGCCAGACAAATCTGCGCCTATCTCACTGGGCGTTTTACCTAATACTGGCGATAGCCAGATTCAACTGCACGCCACATTAGCCAAGTTAGCCAAAGAAGGCACTTTAGCCGTCACGCTTGAGCAATTGGGCGGCTCACCTGACGGTAAACCTAAAGGGCCGGTGGTATATCAAGGCAAACTCGCGCAAATTTAA
- a CDS encoding SAM-dependent methyltransferase, with amino-acid sequence MQVTNLAINWSERGLVPDYAIRAGIRRLVKTRLKEISASDCETGADIESRFVAHMNKSPIAPLPEMANAQHYEVPADFFQYCLGKHRKYSSCFWTEDTKTLDEAEALALKITCEHAGIKNGLKILELGCGWGSLTLWMAAQYPDSPITAVSNSHSQREYITAEANKRGLFNVEVITRDMNEFEAPSQYDRIVSVEMFEHMRNYQKLFGKVHDWLVPGGRFFMHIFVHRLTPYAFEVAGDDDWMSQFFFSGGIMPSDDLPLRFQDKLKIKQLWRWNGTHYAKTANAWLANMDANYDKIKPILESTYGAQDTEIWRNRWRIFYMSCAELFGLKNGQEWWVTHYLFERPAD; translated from the coding sequence ATGCAAGTAACTAATTTAGCGATCAATTGGTCTGAACGTGGTCTTGTGCCAGATTACGCAATACGGGCAGGCATACGCCGCTTGGTAAAAACACGGCTTAAGGAAATCTCAGCATCCGATTGCGAAACAGGCGCAGATATTGAAAGCCGTTTCGTTGCGCACATGAATAAATCGCCAATCGCGCCTTTGCCAGAAATGGCCAATGCACAGCATTATGAAGTCCCAGCTGATTTCTTTCAGTATTGCCTGGGAAAACATCGCAAATACAGCTCATGTTTCTGGACAGAAGACACCAAAACGCTAGATGAAGCCGAAGCACTCGCGCTAAAAATCACCTGTGAACACGCAGGCATCAAGAACGGACTCAAAATTCTGGAACTTGGTTGCGGCTGGGGCTCGCTGACCCTGTGGATGGCAGCACAATATCCTGATAGTCCAATCACAGCAGTCTCAAACTCACATTCCCAGCGCGAATATATTACTGCGGAAGCCAATAAACGCGGCCTGTTCAACGTGGAGGTGATTACCCGCGACATGAACGAATTTGAAGCCCCAAGCCAGTATGACCGAATTGTATCGGTCGAGATGTTTGAGCACATGCGCAACTATCAAAAGTTGTTTGGCAAAGTGCATGATTGGCTGGTACCTGGCGGCCGCTTCTTTATGCATATATTTGTCCATCGGCTAACGCCCTACGCCTTTGAGGTTGCTGGTGACGATGACTGGATGAGCCAATTCTTCTTCTCTGGCGGCATTATGCCGAGCGATGATCTACCGCTGCGCTTTCAGGACAAACTCAAGATCAAGCAACTCTGGCGTTGGAACGGCACGCACTATGCAAAAACAGCCAATGCGTGGCTGGCCAATATGGATGCCAATTACGACAAGATCAAGCCTATTTTAGAAAGCACTTACGGCGCACAAGACACGGAGATTTGGCGCAACCGCTGGCGCATTTTCTATATGTCTTGCGCTGAGTTGTTTGGCCTTAAGAATGGCCAGGAATGGTGGGTAACGCATTACCTGTTTGAAAGGCCTGCTGACTAA
- a CDS encoding DUF2878 domain-containing protein, with protein sequence MGKLWINILGFQVAWFACVLGAANGLPWLGPLATLPVAALHLFQAKAKRAELLLMLFTVTVGSVFDQSLLTAGLIHYPQTTMPEYLLPLWMLALWLGFSTTLNVSLRWMRQHVAIASLFGLIGGPLAYISGQKLGAMQLLEFNTLMIVLAIGWALIVPALLLISTKLDGYAETNDGAAHV encoded by the coding sequence ATGGGCAAACTCTGGATCAACATCTTAGGTTTTCAAGTGGCATGGTTTGCTTGTGTCTTGGGCGCGGCCAATGGCTTACCTTGGCTAGGCCCCCTGGCGACATTACCTGTGGCGGCGCTTCATCTGTTTCAAGCCAAGGCAAAACGGGCTGAATTACTGTTGATGCTATTTACGGTCACTGTGGGCAGCGTGTTTGATCAATCATTACTCACCGCTGGCTTGATTCACTACCCACAAACAACCATGCCTGAGTACCTGCTACCGCTGTGGATGCTCGCTTTGTGGTTAGGCTTTAGTACAACACTCAATGTCAGTTTGCGCTGGATGCGCCAGCATGTGGCAATCGCATCGCTATTTGGCTTGATTGGCGGCCCACTGGCCTATATCAGTGGCCAAAAATTAGGCGCGATGCAACTGCTTGAATTTAATACTTTGATGATAGTACTCGCCATAGGCTGGGCGCTTATAGTCCCTGCCCTGCTTCTGATTTCAACCAAGTTAGATGGCTACGCAGAAACAAATGACGGAGCGGCTCATGTTTGA
- a CDS encoding DUF1295 domain-containing protein: protein MFDAHAYFMALGAISLFAFVGWIICTLRSNVTLVDSMWSLFFLIAAIVYSQQAEAVSERASVIILLVVIWALRLSIYLTWRNWGPHEDHRYQAIRKNNEPNFWIKSLYIVFGLQAVLAWIISLPLLGAIHATKPMFWLDFVGIALWLLGFLWESIGDWQLARFKAQASNKGKVMDTGLWRFSRHPNYFGEFCIWWAYGLIALAAGAWWSLPAPLLMTFMLLKVSGVALLEKDIGERRPAYADYIKRTNAFLPWLPRSK, encoded by the coding sequence ATGTTTGATGCACATGCATATTTCATGGCATTAGGCGCAATCAGCCTGTTTGCGTTCGTGGGTTGGATAATCTGCACCTTGAGAAGCAACGTCACATTAGTGGACAGCATGTGGAGTTTGTTTTTTCTAATTGCAGCAATTGTTTACTCACAACAAGCCGAAGCTGTTTCAGAAAGAGCTTCTGTGATCATCCTGCTGGTAGTCATTTGGGCGCTGAGATTATCCATCTATCTCACTTGGCGTAACTGGGGCCCGCATGAAGACCATCGCTATCAAGCCATACGCAAGAATAATGAGCCTAACTTCTGGATTAAAAGCCTGTATATCGTATTTGGCTTGCAAGCGGTACTGGCCTGGATCATCTCGTTACCACTATTAGGCGCAATTCACGCTACCAAGCCGATGTTCTGGTTAGATTTTGTGGGTATCGCCCTCTGGTTGCTTGGCTTTCTATGGGAAAGCATAGGCGATTGGCAACTGGCAAGGTTCAAGGCGCAAGCCAGCAACAAAGGCAAAGTCATGGATACTGGCCTATGGCGTTTTAGCAGGCACCCAAACTACTTTGGCGAATTTTGTATCTGGTGGGCTTATGGATTGATAGCTCTGGCTGCAGGTGCTTGGTGGAGTTTGCCAGCCCCACTATTGATGACATTCATGCTACTCAAAGTCAGTGGCGTGGCGCTGCTGGAAAAAGACATAGGCGAGCGACGCCCAGCATATGCCGACTATATCAAGCGTACTAATGCGTTTTTGCCTTGGTTACCCAGAAGTAAATGA